aaaagaatgaaagagatTTGAACAATAACTTCCAGCTGTGTGTCAATACTATGCTAGCATGAAATCCTGCTGGAATGGAAGATATAAAATATGGTTATGTAAGAGAGAAATTGTGTCATAAAccaccttttcttttttgtttcttatctTGCAAAGAATTTAACCTGTCTGTGAGAATTTTGAAATCCCTATAATAATAGACTTTGGCTAGGACCAATCATGTGCCCATCTACAGGCAAAGTGTCTAGATGAATGATATTGCATTTTTGACAGGTAGTAAAAAGAGGCAGCAGAATCATTGTTAAGAAATGTTGTGTATTTAACCCATTTCGTATGGGAACCTGGTGACCTGTGTATtgagtctatgggcatttcagaattcagtatggaatgggttaaaaagTTCTCATAAGGCatggtcagactggcaaaagattgcgaagtttaagatcgcgatctttaagatctcaaagttttgccagtgtgaccgcaaacttcctgcgaaacttcccgcgaaacttctcgatctgtttgcgggcggtgcCTCCGAAgtgcgaggccattgtcatgtacagatgtgcattgttacgtcacaatcactagccatcggacggcgcactcttgcttgcgcgcgtaccaatggccaaaacttcgcgatcttaaacttctcgatctgttgccagtctgaccgcgcctagtGTGTGCTTTGATATGCATATAACCATGCTGTTTCCAAACTTTGTCCCTTTTTAAATTGAGTTTTGCTTCTTTGATTGCATGTTTCAAGtgctttttcttctttactAGAAAAATCAACTTTTCTCTGTACATTAAAGGGAAAAGTGATCTGTAACAACAagttatgtacatattatgtgcTAAAACAGCCATCGGATCTTCTGTTTAATATGTTTCCTTTGTGTGATTCCACCCCAGGCTACTTTATGTACGACACACTCGACCTGATGTCCAATAACACCTTCTCTACCTCTTGGCCTCTCTACACTCACCATCTGGTGGTAAGATGACCCaagtttcaaaattttattttttattacttttgtgACTAATTTTGACAAATTGAAAACTATAAGATTAATGACATTTTGTGTATGACATACTAGACCTCAAATCAAGTTACCATCAAAGTGGTAAATAACAACATATCTATCTTGTGGCCTCTCCACACCCACCATCTGTTGGTAAGATGACCAACATTTCAAACtaattttgttttggtttgtttaatGACTTTTGTGACTAATTTTTGACAGATTAAGAACAACAAGGGAAAGATCCATAGAAACATGGTATATTACAGAGGTGGTTTGATACAAATATACTGCATCAAACTTATAGGAGTACATCATGAGCTGAATGTCAGTAGCATGTGCATGCCCAACTTTGAAATTTTGATTGTCAAGACTGATAATTGGTAAGACTGGATCTGCCAGTACAGGGGTTAATGAATTGATCCATTTGCTTTGAGGAAGTTGAGGGTTTTGATTTTGTGTTCTCAAACATATCTCGAGGACTGTGAGTTTTATAGACATAATTTATTATCTAAAGCACTTCTAGATCCTAACAAATGCCGTGTTGACCATGAGGTGTCGTCTAGCTGTAACACACCAACATCCATATTGAGAAAAGATGATGAAATGATCCTGGTTGTATTTTAAAAAAACATTTGTTAAACTTGTAGTCAGAGTTTTGAATCACATTATGTAAGAAACTGGAAATGTCCATACTGCTTGAAAGTAATGTTGAGTGATATGAtttatatctgtctgtctgtctgtctctctctggcATTTCTGCAGGTTCTTTTCCTGTGCTTCACCATCCTCTCCCTACGGCAGCTCTACGCCACCATCAACATCGCCATGATCCTGGAGCTGAACTCCATCTTCCTGCATGCTCGCCAGCTCCTCCTCATGTACGGCTACTCCAAGCAGGACATCGTCTACCGCATCAACGCCGCCCTCAACGTCCTCACCTACGTGGTGTGCCGCTCGGGCTCCATGGGGTTCCTCTGCGTCTGGGTCATCGTCACCTCGCAGGACGTGCCGCCGATCATCCGCAAGACCGGCCCCTTCACCCTCGGCGCCATCTTCGTCATCAACCAGATCCTCTTCTACCGCCTCATCCTCAGCGACTACCTCCGCAAGAGCGCGACCCCCAGGCACGACGTCGACATCATGGATTCGTAGCAGCGGGTCGCCGTCAACAGGCGTATACTACACTGCATGGCTGAATAACATATTTATCCAATGTTGGTATCCACTATGCTTCCAATCAATTCTTCATGTATGTGATATAATTCAGCTTTGACTTACAACTCTTCTGTTTCTCCCTCAATCTGGAAAGTATGCAGAGCATTTAATTCTATAGAAAGGAAAATTAAAGTTAGCCCAAATTTTCATTATGCACAGACCGGGTGCCCATTTCATAAAGGAGCGTACAATGAAACATGTTGCTGAGATCACAGTCACTATGGTAGTGTCTCAAAAACTAACATCTGATTGGTTGCTGCAtggctgttgccatggaaacagtaGTTGTAAAGAGTTTTAAGAAATGGTGCCCAGGTGCTCGTGTCCAGTTGTGACCCATACTGTAGACCCTGCTGAAGAgtaaactaacaaaaaaaaaagtgaattgatTAGTCTCCTTTCGCCAAATTAACATTATACCATCTATGCAGTGGCACTAGTATTCAACAACTTTGAGCCAGTTACAAGGGATAAAAGAATTTGGATCAGGAAAGGGCTTTGCCACAACATTAGGTGTCTTAGAGGTCACCAAATCCTACAGATGATCACTAAGGTCAAATCAGGGTGCGGGTTCAGTACTCTAGATGCTGTTTGACAAGAAGTAAAGAATACatcaattttatttatttattataacATGTGACAGAAAAGCCTAGTATGCAACTAAAGCATTTGTTCTGTGGGACAATGTGTAATGCTACAATTCTATGAAATTCATTACAGATATTCGACACAAttacactcttaaaaaaaagcagcatattttacagtaaaaacatACAGGTATGTTGAGCATTTCTGCAAAAACGAACTCATGACTGATCTATTTGAATTAAAATGTAAGAGAATAGACCTCTTAAGCAAAGGTTTGCAGTGAAGGGTAAAAATTATCAGACTTTTGGGAATTATTATGTAACTTATCACCCCCTTTCCCTACTCTGCCACCTGCATGATGAATTCTTTCTGCATATCATGTGTGCTTTCTGACAGAGTggagttaaaagaaaaaagcagaAATGGCCTTTTCCTGCATGTAGCCTACATTGCACTGTGGCCATGAACTAATTGATAATGTTAGCAACAAGATGCTACATCCCAGTATCAAACTAAGTTGTAACCTGTGGTCATGTCATTACAGGCTTTGCGCACCTTATGGCAAGATCTCTAGTGCCAGGCTTGCagtattgcatatgagctgtgggTGGACAGGCAAAGAAtggtaatgtgtgtgtgtgtgggcatgTGTTGAATGACTTTCACGTCCTCACTGGTGACCATTCATATACTAGCAAGTTTCTAGGGAGGAGCTGTATAGATGTGTATTGTCATTTCCCAAGATAGTATCATAATGTGGGCTTGAATCCATGACCTACCTATAACAGTGAATCATCAATGAAGGCTATGAGCAACTAGACCTGTGTTGTTTTGCATGGTCATGAACACAAGCTAAGTTTATTGACAAATTgtgcatgaagaaaaaaaaaaaacacccacccaaacaaacaaacctctttATCGTGCcaaatacatattttgtatgGAATATAACCAAGGCCTGGTCCTTCAGGATATGAACCAACAGCTATGAAAGCATTACGATGCTGGAGCTGTGGTAGTGGCCGTTGTATGTCATCCAGCCgagtcacattcatatcaggaaaATATCTGTGTGATGTCCTTCcctgttaagaaaaaaaaaaaagaaagctctACAGAATTAAGTCGCaattgtttgtattttggtCTTCCATTCTTCAATAGACAGGAAAAATTGATCCAAAAACGTAAGATCAATGATAGCAGAAGAATTTGCTCGGCAGTTAGACAGAAACATAGAGTGCCATATTTGTTGGTGATAAGGTCACAGCATCATAGAAGCTGCATCTCAATTTTGTAATTAAAAGAACATAATTTGGATGTGGTAATGTAAAGACTGCACCCCAAATTTACTTTGATCTCTATTTAAAATAGCATCTAGCCATATCATCACAAATATGGTGTTTGAAATAGAAAAATGTCCCATTAGTGAATGTGTATCAATAGCCAGAAAAGAGATATACCCAGGGAAATATAAAGCTTTGTGTATACTCATCTACACATAGTATAGTCACACACTCTTCCAAAATGCCTTGCCTGATGTCCCTGTGGTCTATATCTCAACTAAATGTagcttttctcattttcatctggTGCATATTAGGGTactgtgcagtgtgtgtgtgtgtgtgtgtgtgtgtgtgtgtgtgtgtgtgtgtgtgtaaccaTGAGTTTGTGTTTATGAATATGTGATGTTTTATGTAACTGAGACAATTCAAAAGTATGCTGTATTTCAGTCAAAGTACAAGTGCATGATATTCCTTGTGAGTTCACTGCAAGTTTATAATGTGCACTATAGAAATATAATTGTTTACACAGTTCTTTCATTATACCTATAAAGGGGCATGCCTGCCAAAATTGATAGATGTTTATATAGGGACAGAGACTTCAGCCATATTTAGCACAGAGTGAAGTTAGTTCAATAGTTAAACTCTTTTTATCAGGTTGTGTAATAGACGATAGTGATATTTTCTTGCCTAGAAAAGTTCATAATGAGGGAAGTTACTTTTATTGGTGTAATGAGTGACATTACATTCACTAaagttacagagaaaatgaaCACTACATAAAATAAGTGTAGTATAAgaggagatggaaaaatgtttgTAAGGACTTGAGAATATGGAAGTAAGAAATAGAGAGGAAACAGACATGTGATGCAGGGAGTTAGAGGAACATGTATAACATTTTATGTAGTCGTATAATTGCCAGTAAttattcaaagaaaaatgaaccTTTCTTGTTTAGCCCCTTGCCGTTATAAAAGAGTCTCTGCGTACTTCAGCCTCTCAGAAGAATCAGAGCATTGACAGCAGGTTGACATAGTGAATAAGATCTGCTAGTATGTTATGTACAGAGCTGTTGACTAtgaatccattaaaaaaaagacgacaaaacaaaacaaacagacaaacaaacagagatgTACGCATGCATCAATGATGGTGCACTTAGTCCATTGTTGCCATCTCTTTTCCTGTTCAACTGTTACTTTACCCTTTCCCTGCAAATTGTACTAAAACTGTAGAATTTTGAGAAATCTGATGCTGTGTTCACTTTATGTAACTACTAAAGAGAtagcttcttttcttttcttttttttgttgtatatgGGCCTTCTCTGGAAATGAGTGTTTCTAAATCATGGTGCTACTGCTACTCCttgatctcatttttttttcctgcagatTCTACGAAAACtgcaaaaatgtttaaaatctCAAGATGTCATGCTTTACCTTGAACAACTTTGAAagatacatttttatttat
Above is a window of Diadema setosum chromosome 4, eeDiaSeto1, whole genome shotgun sequence DNA encoding:
- the LOC140227050 gene encoding TLC domain-containing protein 2-like, which encodes MMILSDVSIATSCLSFFGFFCLNKSLNYVSPPAKYADKNRHKWRNAMCSLVHALIVGIYGTYCFFSNPELQEDLVNGYTLGSEVIIALSGGYFMYDTLDLMSNNTFSTSWPLYTHHLVVLFLCFTILSLRQLYATINIAMILELNSIFLHARQLLLMYGYSKQDIVYRINAALNVLTYVVCRSGSMGFLCVWVIVTSQDVPPIIRKTGPFTLGAIFVINQILFYRLILSDYLRKSATPRHDVDIMDS